In Polyodon spathula isolate WHYD16114869_AA chromosome 11, ASM1765450v1, whole genome shotgun sequence, one genomic interval encodes:
- the LOC121323644 gene encoding geminin coiled-coil domain-containing protein 1-like codes for MSAILSCQDQYFVGGQGYDCPYSLSTSAANVDVSKETLVSFWAAGLLDNRACQHEPQSQQRYYELDSGIQDNFIWKDHLSPQLQRNQQLQDTLLQKEEELARLHDENHKLKEYLNSTFVKGLEEKAKILLHNGPGVDCRPRNKRRRVLGEEGVPASTASQLLPSSSLKKACRNLSLEFCTAEELAHTPPVDSWVLQTLGLKDVDTIDHSANYSDLLTSLDDQNALHADPGAMDNSNTGRVSSQLGYCPDPGVGVEYTGSPCNLDSCYLPRLSSSSPQAHSTPLPGIATPSLFKSPYSIDVSRNKTEVAFTMFLNPHRNVKTHSFKQGQAFVCRDDQAGWKFTWVPKQSE; via the exons ATG AGCGCCATTCTTTCATGCCAAGACCAGTACTTTGTAGGGGGCCAGGGCTATGATTGCCCCTATTCCCTCTCGACGTCAGCAGCCAATGTTGACGTTTCCAAGGAAACATTGGTCTCATTTTGGGCCGCTGGTCTCCTGGACAACAGAGCCTGCCAGCACGAGCCTCAGTCGCAGC aacgCTATTATGAGCTGGACTCTGGCATTCAAGACAACTTTATTTGGAAAGATCACTTGTCCCCACAACTGCAAAGAAACCAGCAG cttCAGGATACTTTGTTACAGAAAGAAGAAGAACTGGCAAGGTTACATGATGAAAACCACAAATTGAAGGAATATTTAAATTCTACTTTTGTCAAGGGCTTGGAGGAAAAAGCTAAG atACTTTTGCACAATGGTCCTGGAGTGGATTGCAGACCCAGAAATAAGAGGAGGAGGGTGCTTGGGGAGGAGGGTGTGCCCGCTTCCACTGCCAGTCAGCTGCTACCTAGCAGCTCCCTAAAGAAAGCCTGCAGGAACCTGTCCCTGGAGTTCTGCACTGCGGAGGAGCTGGCTCATACTCCCCCCGTGGACTCGTGGGTCCTGCAGACCCTTGGACTGAAGGACGTTGACACCATCGATCATTCAGCTAACTACAGTGATCTACTGACCTCGCTCGACGATCAGAATGCCCTCCACGCTGATCCTGGGGCGATGGACAACAGCAACACTGGCCGTGTGTCATCACAGCTGGGATACTGCCCTGATCCCGGGGTGGGAGTGGAATACACGGGCAGCCCATGCAACTTGGATTCCTGCTACCTCCCTcggctctcctcctcctctccacaGGCTCATTCCACGCCTCTGCCGGGCATCGCCACGCCCTCCCTGTTTAAATCCCCTTACAGCATAGACGTTTCCCGCAATAAAACCGAAGTTGCCTTTACCATGTTCCTCAATCCTCACCGCAATGTGAAGACTCACAGCTTCAAGCAGGGGCAGGCTTttgtgtgcagagatgatcaggCTGGCTGGAAGTTCACATGGGTCCCCAAACAATCTGAGTAA